Proteins from one Bacteroides zhangwenhongii genomic window:
- a CDS encoding S41 family peptidase: MKKLITCLSFALAAVSVGYAAVTPLWMRDARISPDGSEIVFCYKGDIYKVSAQGGTAVQLTTQASYEANPVWSPDGKQIAFASDRNGNFDLFIMSADGGAARRLTYHSASEIPSTFTPDGKYVLFSASIQDPATSALFPTSAMTELYRVPAEGGNTEQVLGTPAEWVCFDKAGRNFLYQDRKGFEDEWRKHHTSSITRDIWLYDTQTGEHTNLTNRDGEDRNPVYAPDGKSVYFLSERNGGSFNVYSFPLNAPQQVKPVTTFRTHPVRFLSVSDKGTLCYAYDGELYTQQPNSRPQKVKVELVRDDDKDIASFRFSQGATSACVSPDGKQVAFIVRGDVFVTSTDYPTTKQITNTPAGESGLSFAPDNRTLVYASERTGNWQLYMAKIIRKEDPNFPNATLIEEEVLLPSKTVERRYPQYSPDGKEIAFIEDRNRLMVLNLETKKVRQVTDGSTWYNTGGGFDYEWSPDGKWFTLEFIGNRHDPYSDIGIVSAQGGAITNLTNSGYMSASPRWVLDGNAVLFQTERYGMRAHASWGSQQDVMLVFLNQDAYDRYRLSKEDFELLKEFEKEQKKAKEKDEKKKDEKKKDTGKDKKKDGDKDKDGDNGKSDKDKESKKEIVVELKGIEDRIVRLTPNSSDLGSAIVSKDGENLYYFSAFEGGYDLWKMNLREKETKRLHKLNTGWVSLSMDKDGNIFLLGSRNMQKMDAKSDALKPISYQAEMKMDLAAEREAMFDHVYKQQQKRFYNLNMHGVNWDEMSAAYRKFLPHIDNNYDFAELLSEWLGELNVSHTGGRYFANGKGDVTSNLGLLFDWEYRGKGMRIAEVIEKGPFDHSRTKVKEGCIIEKINGQEISQENDITVLLNNKAGKKTLISLYDPQSKERWEEVVMPISGGRLNGLLYNRWVKQRAAEVEKWSNGRLGYVHIQSMGDGSFRTVYSDILGKYNNCEGIVIDTRFNGGGRLHEDIEILFSGQKYFTQVVRGREACDMPSRRWNKPSIMLQCEANYSNAHGTPWVYKHRNIGKLVGMPVPGTMTSVSWETLQDPSLVFGIPIVGYRLADGSYLENSQLEPDIKVANSPETVVKGEDTQLKAAVDELLKEIDSKKK; encoded by the coding sequence ATGAAGAAACTTATCACTTGTTTATCGTTTGCGCTGGCCGCAGTATCCGTCGGCTATGCTGCTGTAACTCCTTTATGGATGCGCGACGCGCGTATTTCGCCCGATGGAAGCGAAATAGTCTTTTGCTATAAGGGCGATATCTACAAAGTATCCGCACAAGGAGGAACTGCCGTCCAATTAACAACACAAGCCTCTTATGAAGCCAATCCGGTCTGGTCGCCCGATGGAAAGCAGATTGCTTTTGCCAGCGACCGCAATGGGAATTTTGACCTTTTTATTATGTCTGCCGATGGAGGCGCTGCCCGGAGACTGACTTATCATTCTGCTTCGGAAATTCCCTCCACCTTTACACCGGATGGGAAGTATGTGCTTTTTTCCGCTTCCATTCAAGATCCGGCAACCAGTGCCCTGTTTCCTACAAGTGCTATGACGGAACTGTATAGAGTGCCTGCCGAAGGGGGAAATACCGAACAAGTCTTGGGTACTCCTGCCGAATGGGTTTGTTTCGACAAGGCCGGGAGGAATTTCCTTTATCAGGACCGTAAAGGGTTTGAAGACGAATGGAGAAAACACCATACGTCATCCATCACAAGAGATATCTGGCTGTACGATACTCAAACAGGAGAACATACCAATCTGACGAACCGTGACGGGGAAGACCGTAATCCGGTTTACGCTCCCGACGGGAAGTCTGTGTATTTTCTGAGCGAACGTAACGGAGGTTCATTCAATGTATATTCTTTCCCATTGAATGCTCCGCAGCAAGTGAAGCCTGTAACGACTTTCCGTACTCACCCGGTGCGTTTTCTCTCTGTCAGTGATAAGGGAACCTTGTGCTATGCATACGATGGGGAACTTTATACGCAACAGCCGAACTCCCGTCCGCAAAAGGTGAAAGTGGAACTTGTCCGTGATGATGACAAGGATATCGCATCATTCAGATTCTCACAGGGAGCTACTTCCGCCTGTGTTTCTCCGGATGGCAAGCAGGTAGCGTTCATCGTTCGTGGCGATGTTTTCGTTACGTCAACCGATTATCCGACCACTAAGCAGATAACCAATACGCCTGCCGGAGAATCGGGCCTTTCGTTTGCTCCGGACAATAGGACATTGGTGTATGCCAGCGAACGGACAGGCAACTGGCAACTGTATATGGCAAAGATTATACGTAAAGAAGATCCTAATTTTCCCAATGCAACTCTTATTGAGGAAGAGGTGTTACTCCCCTCTAAAACAGTGGAACGCAGATATCCGCAATATTCTCCCGATGGGAAGGAGATTGCCTTTATCGAAGACCGCAACCGTCTGATGGTACTCAATCTGGAGACGAAGAAAGTACGTCAGGTGACGGATGGATCTACATGGTACAATACAGGGGGCGGGTTTGATTATGAATGGTCGCCGGACGGTAAATGGTTTACGTTGGAATTTATAGGAAACCGTCATGATCCGTATTCTGATATAGGTATTGTCAGTGCGCAAGGAGGAGCAATCACTAATCTGACAAATAGCGGTTATATGAGCGCTTCTCCGCGTTGGGTACTTGACGGGAACGCTGTTCTTTTCCAAACGGAACGCTACGGGATGCGTGCCCATGCTTCGTGGGGTTCACAGCAGGATGTTATGTTGGTATTCCTGAACCAGGATGCATACGATCGTTATCGGTTGAGCAAGGAGGATTTCGAATTACTCAAAGAGTTTGAAAAGGAACAGAAGAAGGCGAAAGAGAAAGACGAGAAGAAAAAGGATGAAAAGAAAAAGGACACCGGTAAAGATAAAAAGAAAGATGGAGATAAAGATAAAGATGGAGACAACGGCAAGTCCGACAAAGATAAGGAAAGTAAAAAAGAGATTGTCGTAGAGTTGAAAGGTATTGAAGACCGCATTGTCCGCTTGACACCCAATTCTTCGGATTTAGGTAGCGCCATTGTCTCGAAAGACGGAGAGAACCTCTACTATTTTTCTGCTTTTGAAGGTGGCTATGACCTTTGGAAAATGAATCTTCGTGAAAAGGAGACAAAGCGTCTGCATAAGCTCAATACCGGTTGGGTTTCCTTATCTATGGATAAAGATGGAAATATATTCTTGTTGGGCAGTAGGAATATGCAGAAGATGGATGCAAAGTCGGATGCGTTGAAACCGATTAGTTATCAAGCGGAGATGAAGATGGATTTGGCTGCCGAACGGGAAGCTATGTTTGACCATGTATATAAGCAACAGCAGAAACGCTTCTATAACTTGAATATGCACGGGGTGAATTGGGATGAGATGAGTGCGGCTTACCGTAAGTTCCTTCCTCATATCGACAATAACTATGATTTTGCCGAATTGCTGAGTGAGTGGCTGGGCGAGTTGAATGTATCCCATACCGGAGGCCGTTATTTTGCCAACGGTAAGGGGGATGTTACTTCCAATTTGGGGCTTTTGTTCGATTGGGAATATCGGGGAAAAGGCATGAGAATTGCTGAAGTGATAGAGAAAGGTCCATTTGATCATTCCCGTACCAAAGTAAAGGAAGGATGCATTATTGAGAAAATCAATGGACAGGAAATTTCTCAGGAAAATGATATTACTGTTTTGCTGAACAACAAAGCAGGCAAGAAAACATTGATTTCACTATACGATCCGCAGAGTAAAGAGCGTTGGGAAGAGGTGGTTATGCCTATTTCCGGCGGGCGTTTGAACGGACTGTTGTATAACCGTTGGGTAAAACAACGTGCTGCGGAAGTGGAAAAATGGTCGAACGGAAGATTGGGATATGTGCATATACAGTCTATGGGTGACGGAAGTTTCCGTACTGTCTATTCTGATATTCTGGGTAAATATAACAACTGTGAGGGGATTGTCATCGATACTCGTTTCAACGGTGGAGGCCGACTGCATGAAGATATTGAAATTTTGTTCAGCGGGCAGAAATATTTCACGCAGGTAGTACGTGGGCGTGAAGCTTGTGATATGCCGAGCCGTCGTTGGAATAAACCTTCCATTATGTTGCAATGTGAAGCGAATTACTCGAAT
- a CDS encoding putative quinol monooxygenase: MIRLNVFVRVNESNREEAIKAAKELTACSLKEEGCIAYDTFVSNTRPDVFMICETWQNAEVLTAHEKSPHFAQYVGIIQKLAEMKLEKFEF, from the coding sequence ATGATCAGATTAAATGTTTTTGTTCGTGTAAACGAATCCAACCGCGAAGAAGCGATAAAAGCAGCAAAAGAACTGACTGCCTGCTCTTTAAAAGAAGAAGGATGTATTGCTTATGATACTTTCGTAAGCAACACGCGTCCTGACGTTTTCATGATTTGCGAAACTTGGCAGAATGCCGAAGTATTAACAGCACACGAAAAATCTCCTCATTTCGCTCAATATGTAGGTATCATTCAGAAATTGGCTGAAATGAAATTGGAAAAATTTGAATTCTAA
- a CDS encoding pyridoxamine 5'-phosphate oxidase family protein, with amino-acid sequence MTTKTMKEKATELLQRCEVVTLASVNKEGYPRPVPMSKILAEGISTIWMSTGADSLKTIDFLSNPKAGLCFQDKGDSVALTGTVEVVTDEKMKQELWQDWFIDHFPGGPTDPGYVLLKFESNHATYWIEGTFIHKKLD; translated from the coding sequence ATGACCACAAAAACAATGAAAGAGAAAGCAACAGAATTGTTGCAGAGATGTGAAGTAGTTACCCTTGCTTCTGTGAATAAAGAAGGTTATCCCCGCCCTGTACCGATGAGCAAAATCCTGGCAGAAGGAATTTCCACTATCTGGATGTCTACCGGAGCAGATTCATTAAAAACAATTGATTTCTTATCGAATCCGAAAGCGGGATTATGTTTTCAGGATAAAGGAGACAGCGTAGCGTTAACGGGGACAGTGGAAGTTGTAACTGACGAAAAGATGAAGCAGGAACTTTGGCAGGACTGGTTTATCGATCATTTTCCCGGTGGCCCCACTGATCCCGGCTATGTCTTGTTGAAATTTGAATCGAATCACGCAACTTATTGGATTGAAGGAACATTCATCCATAAGAAACTCGACTAA
- a CDS encoding ATP-binding protein, whose protein sequence is MARITIPYAVADFIDLRERGYYYVDKTEYIFRLEDYKAPIFLRPRRFGKSLLVSTLACYYDRTKANRFDELFGGTWIGNHPTKEHNRYMIIRYDFSKMVMADTIEGLAQNFNDLNCGPVDVMVEHNRDLFGDFQFTTRGDASKMLEEVLSYARSHEFPKVYILIDEYDNFTNQLLTAYNDPLYEKVTTNDSFLRTFFKVIKAGIGEGSIRTCFCTGVLPVTMDDLTSGYNIAEILTLEPNFLNMLGFTYEETETYLRYVLDKYSTGQDRFDEIWQLIVSNYDGYRFRPNGDRLFNATILTYFFKKFAANAGSIPDELVDENLRTDIHWIRRLTLSLDNAKAMLDALVIDDELPYNVADLASKFNKQKFFDKEFYPISLFYLGMTTLKDKFVTTLPNMTMRSVYMDYYNQLNKIEGNAQRYVPVYRHYDSNRSLEPLVQNYFEQYLGQFPAQVFDKINENFIRCSFYELVSRYLSSCYTFAIEQNNSAGRSDFEMTGIPGTDYYTDDRVVEFKYYRMKEAEKMLALSDPLPEHVEQVKRYGEDTKKKFPNYNVRTYVVYICANKGWKCWEV, encoded by the coding sequence ATGGCAAGAATAACTATTCCTTATGCAGTAGCAGATTTCATAGATTTGCGTGAGCGTGGATACTATTATGTAGATAAGACAGAATACATATTCAGGCTTGAGGATTATAAGGCTCCCATATTTCTGCGCCCCCGTCGCTTTGGAAAAAGTTTATTAGTCTCGACTTTGGCTTGTTATTATGATCGTACCAAAGCGAATCGGTTTGACGAACTGTTTGGAGGAACTTGGATTGGTAATCATCCGACAAAAGAACATAACCGTTATATGATTATTCGCTACGATTTTTCAAAAATGGTGATGGCGGATACTATTGAAGGATTGGCTCAAAATTTTAATGATTTGAACTGTGGTCCGGTAGATGTGATGGTGGAGCATAACAGAGATTTGTTCGGTGACTTTCAGTTTACCACTCGGGGAGACGCTTCTAAAATGTTGGAAGAAGTACTAAGTTATGCCCGTTCTCATGAATTCCCCAAAGTTTATATATTGATTGATGAATATGATAACTTCACTAATCAACTGCTTACAGCTTACAATGACCCGCTTTATGAAAAAGTGACCACGAATGATAGTTTTTTGCGCACTTTCTTCAAGGTGATAAAAGCTGGTATTGGTGAAGGTAGTATCCGTACTTGTTTTTGTACAGGTGTGTTACCCGTCACTATGGATGATTTGACCAGTGGATATAATATTGCAGAGATATTGACTCTTGAGCCTAATTTCCTGAATATGCTTGGGTTTACATACGAAGAAACTGAAACATATCTACGTTATGTGCTTGATAAGTATTCTACGGGACAGGATCGCTTTGACGAAATATGGCAACTAATAGTGAGTAACTATGATGGTTATCGTTTCCGTCCGAATGGAGATCGGTTATTCAATGCCACTATCCTTACTTACTTCTTCAAGAAATTTGCAGCCAATGCCGGTAGTATTCCGGACGAATTGGTAGATGAAAATCTACGTACTGACATTCATTGGATTCGTCGGTTGACTCTTTCGCTGGATAATGCGAAAGCGATGTTGGATGCATTGGTAATTGACGATGAACTGCCTTATAATGTGGCTGATCTTGCCAGTAAATTTAATAAGCAGAAGTTCTTTGATAAAGAATTTTATCCTATCAGCCTGTTCTATTTGGGAATGACAACGTTGAAGGATAAATTTGTGACCACATTGCCTAATATGACGATGCGTAGTGTATACATGGACTACTATAATCAACTGAACAAAATAGAAGGCAATGCACAACGTTATGTTCCTGTGTATCGGCACTATGATTCCAATCGAAGCTTAGAACCACTCGTTCAGAATTATTTCGAACAATATTTGGGACAATTCCCGGCACAAGTTTTTGATAAGATCAATGAAAACTTTATCCGGTGTTCTTTCTACGAACTGGTGTCACGTTATTTAAGTAGTTGTTATACCTTTGCTATCGAACAGAATAATTCAGCAGGCCGATCAGACTTTGAAATGACCGGTATTCCCGGTACGGATTATTATACGGATGATCGCGTGGTCGAATTTAAATATTATCGTATGAAAGAAGCTGAAAAGATGCTTGCACTTTCCGATCCTCTTCCCGAGCACGTGGAACAGGTGAAAAGATACGGTGAAGACACTAAGAAAAAGTTTCCTAATTATAATGTACGGACATATGTGGTGTACATTTGTGCTAATAAGGGATGGAAATGTTGGGAAGTATGA
- a CDS encoding sensor histidine kinase, producing MKKRTILFFILLIAASLLLFIYTFSILAHTPERTGTAGLWVDFFMNLPCCILIGYADYQVAKLLQKRFFEQNGIRIILSISLTALLVGVLAVAINYIVAQLYSFPFSIEGSVFPIVLWNSLIVLFIELFFYNRRQVEQQRKLAVMEKEKALYQFEALKNQINPHFLFNSLNVLAALAYEDAEKTNRFAKKLSGVYRYLLTTHDRPQVSVGEELDFVDAYLYLERIRFGDALRVAIVDCEIWHERKIVPVSVQMLVENALKHNIATSEMPLTIHIIIDSDGIVVTNNLQRRSCVVRNGMGLRNLQHQYALYNRRIEIESSDTSFIVKIPYLN from the coding sequence ATGAAAAAGAGAACGATTTTATTTTTCATTCTGCTGATTGCCGCATCGTTGCTGCTTTTCATTTATACCTTTTCTATTTTGGCACATACACCGGAAAGGACAGGGACAGCCGGTTTATGGGTTGATTTTTTTATGAATTTGCCGTGTTGCATTCTCATCGGGTATGCGGATTATCAAGTGGCCAAATTGCTCCAGAAACGATTCTTCGAACAGAACGGCATACGGATAATTTTGAGTATCTCACTGACTGCATTGTTGGTAGGAGTACTTGCCGTTGCAATCAATTACATTGTTGCACAGCTTTATTCGTTTCCATTCAGTATTGAAGGCAGTGTGTTCCCCATTGTGCTGTGGAATAGTCTTATCGTGCTTTTCATTGAGTTGTTTTTTTATAATCGCCGGCAGGTCGAACAACAGCGCAAGTTAGCCGTGATGGAGAAAGAAAAAGCGCTTTATCAGTTCGAGGCGCTGAAGAATCAGATTAATCCTCATTTTTTGTTCAACAGTCTTAATGTGTTGGCGGCACTTGCCTATGAAGATGCAGAAAAGACCAATCGTTTCGCCAAGAAACTGTCCGGTGTTTATCGTTATCTGCTCACGACACACGACCGACCTCAGGTTTCGGTAGGCGAAGAATTGGATTTTGTTGATGCTTATCTTTATTTAGAGCGTATTCGCTTCGGAGATGCCTTGCGAGTCGCAATTGTGGATTGCGAGATATGGCACGAAAGGAAAATTGTTCCGGTCAGCGTACAGATGTTGGTGGAAAATGCGTTGAAACATAATATAGCAACATCCGAAATGCCGTTGACCATACATATTATCATCGATTCGGATGGCATCGTTGTAACTAACAATCTGCAGCGGCGTTCTTGTGTTGTGCGGAACGGTATGGGATTGAGGAATCTACAGCACCAATACGCACTTTACAACCGACGAATCGAAATCGAATCTTCGGATACTTCTTTTATAGTAAAGATTCCTTATCTGAACTAA
- a CDS encoding flavodoxin family protein: MAKKVLILSSSPRRGGNSDVLCDEFMKGALEAGNEVEKIFLKDKTVHPCTGCSVCSMYGKPCPQKDDAAEIVEKMIAADVIVMATPVYFYTMCGQMKIMIDRCCARYTEISNKEFYFIIAAAENSKAMMERTIDGFRGFLDCLEAPQEKGVVYGVGAWKVGEIKDTPHMKEAYEMGKRI, from the coding sequence ATGGCTAAAAAAGTTCTGATACTTTCGTCCAGTCCACGCAGAGGTGGAAATTCGGACGTACTTTGTGATGAGTTTATGAAAGGTGCTCTTGAAGCAGGTAATGAAGTGGAAAAGATTTTTCTGAAAGATAAGACGGTACATCCTTGTACGGGGTGCAGTGTTTGTAGTATGTACGGAAAACCTTGTCCGCAGAAAGACGATGCGGCTGAGATTGTGGAGAAGATGATTGCCGCCGATGTCATCGTAATGGCAACACCGGTTTATTTTTATACTATGTGCGGACAAATGAAGATAATGATCGATCGCTGCTGCGCACGGTATACGGAAATAAGCAACAAGGAATTTTATTTTATCATTGCGGCGGCTGAAAACAGTAAAGCGATGATGGAACGCACTATTGACGGTTTTCGTGGGTTCCTCGACTGTCTGGAAGCACCACAGGAAAAAGGGGTTGTCTATGGGGTAGGCGCTTGGAAAGTAGGGGAGATTAAAGATACTCCACATATGAAGGAAGCCTACGAAATGGGAAAACGTATTTGA
- a CDS encoding MBL fold metallo-hydrolase: MNYKITTLVENCVYGRKLQAEHGLSLYIETAEHKLLFDTGASDLFIRNARLLHIDLREVDYLILSHGHSDHTGGLRHFLELNTIATVVCKRSIFSPKFKDDRENGIKHTETFDLSRFRFIDQWTELLPGVVLFPSIKIEDKEDTHFERFFVQQDDGNKIPDTFEDELAVALVGDESFSVLSACSHRGITNILRTIRNAFPGLPCELLLGGFHIHNAEEQKYHVISDYLRRYMPRQIGVCHCTGVDKYAFFCKDFGDRVFYNHTGRVI, encoded by the coding sequence ATGAATTATAAAATAACCACTCTGGTGGAGAATTGCGTTTATGGGCGCAAGCTACAGGCAGAGCATGGGCTTTCTCTTTATATTGAAACGGCAGAACATAAATTACTCTTTGATACAGGTGCATCGGATTTGTTCATTCGCAATGCCCGTCTGCTTCACATCGACTTGCGGGAAGTAGACTATCTGATACTCTCTCATGGGCATAGTGACCATACGGGAGGTTTGCGCCATTTTCTGGAATTGAATACCATTGCAACAGTTGTGTGCAAGCGTAGCATTTTCTCTCCTAAATTTAAGGATGATCGTGAAAATGGAATCAAGCATACCGAAACGTTCGACTTATCCCGTTTTCGCTTTATTGACCAATGGACGGAATTGCTTCCGGGAGTTGTCTTGTTTCCCTCGATAAAAATCGAAGATAAGGAAGATACTCATTTTGAACGGTTCTTTGTTCAACAGGATGACGGCAATAAAATTCCCGATACTTTTGAGGATGAACTGGCGGTGGCGCTGGTCGGCGATGAAAGTTTCTCTGTACTGAGTGCCTGTTCCCATCGAGGAATCACTAATATATTGCGAACGATACGGAACGCATTTCCCGGTCTCCCTTGTGAGCTGCTTTTGGGCGGCTTTCATATTCATAATGCGGAAGAGCAAAAATATCATGTGATTTCAGATTATCTCCGACGGTATATGCCTCGTCAGATAGGAGTGTGCCATTGTACGGGAGTAGACAAGTACGCTTTTTTCTGTAAGGATTTTGGTGACAGGGTATTTTATAATCACACAGGAAGAGTTATTTAG
- a CDS encoding DUF6268 family outer membrane beta-barrel protein — translation MMIRSTLSQSFSITPKANIYWGIGGNWLRSIKISDRDFRGFLDSFREDEHDFGVSFRVTTGFNWNF, via the coding sequence ATGATGATACGCTCGACCTTGTCGCAGTCGTTCAGTATTACTCCAAAGGCGAATATTTATTGGGGAATAGGTGGAAATTGGTTACGCTCGATAAAAATTTCGGATCGTGATTTCAGAGGATTTCTCGATAGTTTTCGTGAAGACGAACACGATTTTGGTGTATCGTTTCGTGTAACAACCGGATTTAATTGGAATTTTTGA
- a CDS encoding DUF6268 family outer membrane beta-barrel protein, with protein sequence MKRFNAICILCVCICIPTLLFGQGYVSNEYISSSFLRDEAGNRFGSGDMWRFSGRYTLPFSLKQNDRGQLLSWLATLDCSYALLRNNGIAAELNPDRILNASLNVSHLRPISERWSLIISLGCGVYTSPNQIAWHSILANGAVIFVYKLRDNLDIGVGAGLTNSFGVPMLLPMGYLNWRASGKYEFCVDMSSGLKVAVTKWLNRKFKLELTAIEMDGMVSLP encoded by the coding sequence ATGAAACGATTTAATGCAATTTGCATATTATGTGTCTGTATCTGCATTCCGACTCTACTTTTCGGGCAAGGCTATGTGAGTAATGAATACATTTCTTCTTCCTTTTTGAGGGACGAAGCCGGAAATAGATTCGGCTCAGGGGATATGTGGCGTTTTTCTGGACGGTACACGTTGCCTTTTTCCTTGAAGCAGAACGATCGAGGACAGCTTCTCTCATGGTTGGCAACGCTGGATTGTAGCTATGCTTTGCTGCGAAACAATGGGATAGCAGCCGAACTGAATCCCGATCGGATTTTGAATGCCAGTTTGAACGTATCACATCTACGGCCCATTTCTGAACGATGGAGTCTGATCATTTCGTTGGGTTGCGGTGTTTATACCTCTCCGAATCAGATTGCATGGCACAGTATTCTGGCTAATGGGGCCGTTATTTTCGTCTATAAATTACGGGATAATCTAGACATTGGTGTAGGTGCGGGATTGACCAATTCATTCGGAGTACCGATGCTTCTGCCTATGGGGTATTTGAATTGGCGCGCCTCCGGTAAATACGAATTTTGCGTGGATATGTCGAGCGGACTGAAAGTTGCGGTGACCAAATGGCTGAATCGAAAATTCAAATTGGAACTGACTGCTATTGAAATGGATGGTATGGTATCTCTTCCGTGA
- a CDS encoding HU family DNA-binding protein — translation MSAKYDLYETPDVQNTGEQQPLHARIVPSGTYSKKEFLEHVSHSSQTFNYNVIDAVVGIVIDELAEALSEGYVVELGELGHFSISLKCTHKVMAKREIRAESICFDNVHLRTSKEFKRKIKREIELERVDKSKHSSQKVEFSMEQRQQLLQEFLKKNGGITRLEYSRLTGLSRLKAIDDLNTFIEKGILRKRGAGRTVFYVWQQE, via the coding sequence ATGAGTGCAAAGTATGATTTATATGAGACACCGGACGTTCAGAATACAGGAGAACAACAACCTCTTCATGCCCGCATTGTCCCAAGCGGAACCTACTCGAAAAAAGAGTTTCTGGAACATGTGTCTCACTCTTCCCAAACATTTAATTATAATGTGATAGATGCAGTGGTAGGAATTGTGATCGATGAACTTGCCGAAGCTTTATCAGAAGGATATGTTGTAGAACTTGGCGAACTCGGGCATTTCAGCATCTCTTTGAAATGTACGCATAAAGTAATGGCTAAACGGGAGATTCGTGCCGAATCAATCTGTTTTGATAACGTGCATTTGCGTACTTCCAAAGAGTTCAAAAGGAAGATTAAGCGTGAGATAGAGTTGGAACGTGTGGACAAATCCAAACATTCTTCTCAAAAAGTGGAATTTTCTATGGAGCAACGTCAACAGCTTTTACAGGAATTTCTGAAGAAAAATGGTGGTATTACCCGATTGGAATATAGTCGCCTGACCGGACTTTCCCGGCTGAAAGCAATAGATGATTTGAATACTTTCATTGAGAAAGGGATTCTTCGTAAACGTGGAGCTGGAAGAACCGTGTTTTATGTCTGGCAACAAGAGTAA
- a CDS encoding LytR/AlgR family response regulator transcription factor, giving the protein MTKYIIIEDERLAYEEIRRMMQRLRPDYTLVGWAAGIEQAILQLTSGGIDLMIVDIRLSDGLSFEIFERTEVDIPVIFTTAYDEYALRAFKVNSIDYLLKPVEEQTLETALCKFERNRLPRTATPELKRLEATYMTGSKKNRFLVRSGDTFQYVETSDIAFFYSEDKYIFLYLFSGRRYIVDYTLEQLETILDEMHFFRVARNCIANIRAVGKVSRYFGGRLKIFFSTECSHEVVVSRDRVGRVLQWLDDIR; this is encoded by the coding sequence ATGACGAAATATATTATCATAGAGGATGAACGGTTAGCTTACGAAGAAATCCGACGAATGATGCAGCGTCTGCGTCCCGATTATACATTGGTGGGGTGGGCTGCAGGGATTGAACAGGCTATACTGCAACTCACATCGGGAGGTATCGACCTGATGATTGTGGATATTCGGCTCTCCGATGGATTGAGTTTTGAGATTTTCGAACGAACGGAAGTGGATATTCCGGTTATTTTCACTACCGCTTATGATGAATATGCACTACGGGCATTTAAGGTAAACAGTATTGACTACCTGCTCAAACCTGTAGAAGAGCAGACGTTGGAGACTGCTCTTTGCAAGTTCGAACGGAATCGGTTGCCGCGTACCGCTACTCCCGAACTCAAACGGCTCGAAGCGACATATATGACCGGAAGTAAGAAGAACCGCTTTCTTGTCCGGTCGGGAGATACGTTCCAATATGTCGAGACGTCCGATATTGCGTTTTTTTACAGCGAAGATAAATATATTTTTCTATATCTGTTCTCCGGTCGTCGCTACATTGTCGATTATACATTGGAACAGTTGGAGACAATATTGGATGAAATGCACTTCTTTCGGGTAGCACGCAACTGTATCGCTAATATCCGGGCTGTTGGAAAGGTCTCCCGTTATTTCGGTGGTCGTCTGAAGATTTTCTTTTCAACGGAATGTTCCCACGAAGTTGTAGTCAGCCGTGACCGGGTAGGGCGGGTCTTACAATGGCTTGATGATATCCGATAA